Proteins from a genomic interval of Channa argus isolate prfri chromosome 11, Channa argus male v1.0, whole genome shotgun sequence:
- the psat1 gene encoding phosphoserine aminotransferase isoform X2, giving the protein MFMQGGGSGQFSAVPLNLIGLKKDRCADYLVTGTWSAKAAKEAEKYGKINIVHAKLDSYTKIPDPSSWTLNPSASYVYYCCNETVHGVEYNFIPETNGVVLVSDMSSNFLSRPVDVSKFGLIFAGAQKNVGCAGVTVVIVREDLLGYGLKDCPIILDYKVQAEMNSLYNTPACFSIYIMGLVLEWIRSQGGSTAMETLNKQKSFMIYDIINASDGFYVSSVDEACRSRMNIPFRVGKNKGDEALEKEFLDGASKRGMISLKGHRSVGGIRASLYNSVTLEDTEALSAYMKEFLKEHQ; this is encoded by the exons ATGTTCATGCAGGGTGGCGGCTCTGGACAGTTCAGCGCTGTTCCTCTCAACCTAATTGGCCTAAAGAAGGACAGGTGTGCTGACTACCTGGTGACCGGCACCTGGTCGGCAAAGGCAGCAAAAGAAGCTGAGAAATACGGCAAAATCAACATTGTCCATGCAAAGTTGGATAGTTACACAA AAATCCCTGACCCTAGTAGCTGGACCCTGAACCCCTCGGCCTCCTATGTTTACTACTGCTGCAATGAGACAGTCCATGGTGTTGAATACAACTTCATACCTGAAACAAACGGGGTTGTCCTTGTTAGTGACATGTCCTCCAATTTCCTTTCCCGACCTGTGGATGTGTCAAAG TTTGGACTTATTTTTGCTGGGGCTCAGAAGAACGTGGGCTGTGCCGGTGTAACTGTGGTCATTGTGCGAGAGGACTTGTTGGGCTACGGTCTGAAAGATTGTCCAATCATTCTGGACTACAAAGTGCAAGCTGAAATGAATTCCCTCTACAACACGCCAGCGTGTTTCAG TATCTACATCATGGGTTTGGTGCTGGAGTGGATTAGGAGCCAGGGTGGCAGCACCGCAATGGAAACACTCAATAAGCAGAAGTCCTTCATGATTTATGACATCATCAATGCTTCTGATGGTTTCTATGT CTCTTCCGTAGATGAGGCTTGTCGTAGCCGCATGAATATACCATTTCGTGTGGggaagaacaagggagatgaagCCCTGGAAAAGGAGTTTCTGGATGGAGCATCCAAACGTGGAATGATATCTCTGAAAGGACACAG GTCAGTTGGAGGAATTCGGGCATCTCTGTACAACTCTGTGACGCTGGAGGACACTGAAGCCCTGTCAGCCTATATGAAAGAATTCCTCAAAGAGCACCAGTAA